The following are encoded in a window of Caldisericum sp. genomic DNA:
- the tadA gene encoding Flp pilus assembly complex ATPase component TadA: MKAEIPTIEELHLPEFLPDFMKKKTGMIIVSGPTGSGKSTTIASLIKTVIYNGVHVVTIEDPVEYLIPHGNSIVDQREIGTDVLSFEEGMKAVVRENPDIIFIGEIRDPESAKIALSLATTGHLVVTTIHAFPAVEAIDRMLSFLSDKEWNRALFASSFVAVIAQTLVKGTDEKMYPAVEVVEHSKSIERVIMDNRLNEIVNYMTTPRSMTLEESLRMLKNGGYIDNIDDILGTF, from the coding sequence TTGAAGGCAGAGATACCAACAATAGAGGAATTGCATCTTCCTGAGTTTTTGCCTGATTTTATGAAGAAAAAAACAGGTATGATCATCGTTTCTGGGCCAACAGGTTCAGGAAAGTCAACAACAATTGCGAGCCTTATAAAAACTGTGATATATAACGGTGTACACGTTGTAACGATAGAAGATCCTGTTGAATACCTTATACCACACGGGAATAGCATTGTTGACCAGAGGGAAATTGGAACTGATGTACTTTCATTTGAGGAAGGTATGAAGGCGGTTGTACGAGAAAATCCTGATATTATATTTATAGGAGAGATAAGAGACCCTGAAAGCGCAAAGATTGCGCTATCCCTTGCAACAACGGGACACCTTGTTGTTACGACAATACACGCATTTCCAGCTGTTGAAGCAATCGATAGGATGCTATCGTTTTTATCAGATAAGGAGTGGAATAGAGCGCTTTTTGCTTCATCTTTTGTTGCAGTTATTGCACAGACACTCGTAAAAGGAACAGATGAAAAAATGTACCCTGCAGTCGAGGTTGTGGAGCACTCAAAGAGTATTGAGAGAGTTATTATGGATAATAGATTGAATGAGATTGTAAATTACATGACGACTCCGAGGAGCATGACACTCGAAGAGTCGCTGAGGATGCTGAAAAATGGCGGGTATATTGATAATATTGACGATATTCTTGGCACTTTCTAA